From the Halorhabdus utahensis DSM 12940 genome, one window contains:
- a CDS encoding DHH family phosphoesterase, whose protein sequence is MRTRLVVGSGSIARAVIGSLCERPGRLLATGSDEREDSLRENGAVEVLAVDPTVHSQLAEVEADVETVVVASDNPAENLVVARAARRAFPSAFLLVYAGATVQDDRIGQRAERLAELRSVADRVVDPGTVLDSYLEDRIETGGISIHEFRRVLEDVDGTLAVVMHDNPDPDAIASAIALVQIAERLGCSAEACYYGSINHQQNRAFVNLLDLDLTSLEPDADLDVYGGFALVDHARPGVNDGLPGDTAVDIVIDHHPPRGPVTAAFTDLRSDVGATSTLLVDYLRRFDVDIEETVATALLFGIRVDTNEFSREVSVADFEAGAFLLREADLGMLERIEDPSMSSDTFETIADAIHNRDRHGTVLLSGVGELRDRDTLAQAADRLLAMDGVTTTLVYGINAGTIYISARSRGTDLDLGETLRAAFGQIGSAGGHADMAGAQLDLGVMETISDDDDLEAIVEEIVTDRFLDAMEVYPSQLPSESYGEGTELPDDAAPVSPQLGSGRRNGVAENRPEDTVDRYRVDDTDGETETRSTDGSDTVGDDNDGT, encoded by the coding sequence ATGCGCACCCGGTTGGTGGTGGGATCGGGGTCGATCGCACGCGCTGTCATCGGCTCGCTGTGTGAACGACCCGGCCGTCTGTTGGCCACTGGATCCGACGAGCGAGAGGATTCGCTCCGTGAGAACGGCGCTGTCGAGGTGCTTGCGGTCGATCCGACGGTTCACTCACAACTCGCTGAGGTCGAGGCGGACGTCGAGACAGTCGTCGTTGCGAGCGACAATCCCGCCGAAAATCTGGTTGTGGCACGGGCGGCCCGCCGGGCGTTTCCGTCGGCCTTTCTGTTGGTATACGCGGGCGCTACCGTGCAGGATGACCGGATCGGACAGCGTGCGGAGAGACTCGCCGAGCTTCGGTCTGTCGCCGACCGGGTCGTCGACCCCGGCACGGTCTTGGACTCCTATCTCGAGGATCGAATCGAGACGGGCGGGATTTCGATCCACGAATTCAGACGGGTCCTCGAAGACGTCGATGGAACGCTTGCGGTCGTCATGCACGACAATCCCGATCCGGACGCCATCGCGAGCGCCATCGCGCTGGTGCAGATTGCCGAGCGGCTGGGGTGTTCGGCCGAAGCCTGTTATTATGGGTCGATCAACCACCAGCAAAACCGTGCGTTCGTCAACCTGCTCGATCTCGATCTGACGTCCCTAGAGCCCGACGCCGACCTCGATGTGTACGGCGGGTTCGCGCTTGTCGATCACGCCCGGCCCGGGGTGAACGACGGGCTTCCCGGAGACACAGCCGTCGACATCGTGATCGATCACCATCCCCCACGGGGGCCAGTCACCGCCGCGTTCACCGACCTCCGGAGTGACGTCGGCGCGACGAGTACGCTGCTGGTGGACTATCTCAGACGGTTCGACGTCGACATCGAGGAGACGGTCGCGACGGCACTGCTGTTCGGAATCCGCGTTGACACGAACGAGTTCAGCCGCGAGGTTTCGGTCGCGGATTTCGAGGCCGGTGCGTTCCTGCTCCGAGAGGCGGACCTGGGGATGCTTGAACGGATCGAGGACCCGAGCATGAGTTCGGACACCTTCGAGACGATCGCCGACGCGATCCACAACCGGGACCGCCACGGAACCGTGCTTTTGAGCGGCGTTGGCGAGTTACGGGACCGGGACACACTCGCACAGGCCGCAGATCGATTGCTCGCCATGGACGGCGTGACGACCACGCTGGTGTACGGCATCAACGCCGGCACGATCTATATTTCGGCCCGGTCGCGTGGGACGGATCTCGACCTCGGCGAAACGCTGCGAGCCGCGTTCGGGCAGATCGGCAGTGCTGGCGGCCACGCCGACATGGCCGGCGCACAGCTCGATCTCGGAGTCATGGAGACGATCAGCGACGACGATGATCTCGAAGCGATCGTCGAGGAGATTGTCACGGACCGATTCCTGGACGCGATGGAGGTCTATCCGTCCCAGCTACCGTCTGAATCATACGGAGAGGGCACAGAACTGCCAGATGACGCCGCACCAGTGTCTCCCCAACTCGGCAGCGGCCGTCGGAACGGCGTGGCTGAGAACCGGCCCGAGGACACGGTCGATCGGTATCGGGTGGACGACACCGACGGGGAAACAGAAACCCGCTCCACTGATGGTTCGGACACCGTCGGCGACGACAACGACGGGACGTGA
- the acs gene encoding acetate--CoA ligase: MNENEDLELEARLPDQDYYRPPAKFVGGANVTDPDVYDRFDEFPDGFSEYAELLTWEERWDETFDGSDPPFFEWFVGGSLNASVNCVDRHLAERKNQAALIWEGEGGEQRTITYQDLHRQVNEMAAVLREVGVEEDDVVTLHLPMVPALPITMLACARIGAVHSVVFAGFSANALADRLVDADSDVVVSIDGYYRRGEWLDHKAKADEAVEAEETSVETALLWSRHDELHEDVELTGEDPYVLVDDVLAGKQGAHVEPVARDAEDPLFLMYTSGTTGKPKGCQHRTGGYLAYAAGTSKYVLDIKTTDTYWCAADIGWITGHSYIVYGPLALGTTSVMYEGTPDYPDRSRLWEIAERYDVDIFHTSPTAIRQFMKWGEEHLAGHDFDFRHLTTVGEPIQPEAWQWYYDHVGDEDAVIVDTWWQTETGGHLITNLPALEDMKPGSAGRPCPGIEPALYEDDGTEIEAASGRAGNLVIERPWPGMLQTVYGDDDRFIDEYWRRFSDTDSDDWRDWVYKTGDGAVHGQDGYYRVLGRLDDVMNVAGHRLGTMELESAVAEVEAIAEAAVVAREDRERGHVPDVYVVLRDGVEASDDVRKQVIASVEDEIGAFARPDRVLFVSDLPKTRSGKIMRRVLENISNKEDLGDTTTLRDPSVPDQIREQIQTNGGESPRS; the protein is encoded by the coding sequence ATGAACGAAAATGAAGATCTTGAATTGGAAGCCCGGTTGCCCGATCAGGACTACTATCGACCGCCGGCGAAGTTCGTCGGGGGGGCGAACGTCACCGACCCCGACGTGTATGACCGGTTCGACGAGTTTCCCGACGGGTTCAGTGAGTACGCCGAGTTGCTCACCTGGGAGGAACGCTGGGACGAGACGTTCGACGGGAGTGACCCGCCGTTCTTCGAGTGGTTCGTCGGCGGCTCGCTGAACGCCTCGGTCAACTGCGTGGACCGACACCTCGCGGAGCGAAAGAACCAGGCGGCACTCATCTGGGAAGGCGAAGGCGGGGAACAGCGCACGATCACGTATCAGGATCTCCACCGGCAAGTGAACGAAATGGCGGCGGTCCTGCGTGAGGTAGGCGTCGAGGAGGACGACGTGGTCACGCTGCACCTCCCGATGGTCCCGGCGTTGCCCATCACGATGCTCGCGTGTGCCCGGATCGGTGCCGTCCACTCGGTCGTCTTCGCGGGTTTCTCGGCGAACGCGCTGGCGGACCGCCTCGTCGACGCAGATAGTGACGTTGTCGTCTCGATCGACGGGTATTATCGTCGTGGCGAGTGGCTCGATCACAAGGCGAAGGCCGACGAGGCGGTCGAGGCCGAGGAAACCAGCGTCGAAACGGCACTGCTGTGGTCGCGTCACGACGAACTTCACGAGGACGTCGAACTCACCGGCGAGGACCCGTACGTCCTCGTCGACGATGTGCTCGCCGGCAAGCAGGGTGCCCACGTCGAACCCGTCGCCCGCGACGCCGAGGACCCCCTCTTTTTGATGTATACCTCGGGCACGACGGGCAAGCCGAAGGGCTGTCAACATCGAACTGGGGGCTACCTGGCGTACGCCGCGGGCACCTCAAAGTACGTCCTCGACATCAAGACGACGGACACCTACTGGTGTGCGGCGGACATCGGCTGGATCACCGGCCACTCCTACATCGTCTACGGCCCGCTCGCCCTGGGCACGACGAGCGTCATGTACGAGGGGACGCCGGACTATCCAGACCGCTCGCGGCTCTGGGAGATCGCCGAGCGCTACGACGTCGACATCTTCCACACTTCGCCGACAGCGATCCGGCAGTTCATGAAGTGGGGCGAGGAGCACCTCGCGGGCCATGACTTCGACTTCCGGCACCTGACGACCGTCGGCGAACCGATCCAGCCCGAAGCCTGGCAGTGGTACTACGACCATGTCGGCGACGAGGATGCGGTCATCGTCGACACCTGGTGGCAGACCGAGACCGGCGGCCACCTCATCACCAACCTCCCAGCCCTCGAGGACATGAAACCGGGCAGTGCAGGCCGACCGTGTCCCGGGATCGAACCGGCACTCTACGAGGACGACGGCACGGAGATCGAAGCGGCGAGTGGTCGGGCCGGCAACCTCGTGATCGAGCGCCCCTGGCCGGGGATGCTCCAGACGGTCTACGGCGACGACGACCGGTTCATCGACGAGTACTGGCGGCGCTTCTCGGATACCGACAGCGACGACTGGCGCGACTGGGTGTACAAGACCGGCGACGGGGCCGTCCACGGCCAGGACGGCTACTATCGCGTCCTCGGCCGGCTCGACGACGTCATGAACGTCGCCGGCCATCGCCTCGGGACGATGGAACTGGAAAGCGCCGTCGCCGAGGTCGAGGCGATCGCCGAGGCTGCCGTCGTCGCCCGCGAGGATCGAGAGCGAGGACACGTCCCGGACGTCTACGTCGTGCTCAGAGACGGCGTCGAGGCCAGCGACGACGTCCGGAAGCAGGTCATCGCGTCCGTCGAGGACGAGATCGGCGCGTTCGCCCGCCCCGATCGCGTCCTGTTTGTCTCGGATCTCCCGAAGACCCGCTCGGGGAAGATCATGCGTCGCGTCCTCGAAAACATCTCGAACAAGGAGGACCTCGGCGATACGACGACGCTCCGTGACCCGTCCGTCCCGGATCAGATCCGCGAGCAAATCCAGACCAACGGTGGCGAGTCCCCACGCTCGTAG
- the lrpA1 gene encoding HTH-type transcriptional regulator LrpA1, whose protein sequence is MSAEATEERILDVLEEDAQASYAEIADQVGVSKPTVRKYIEQLEAEGVIVGYSADVDPKKLPGETIAIVGVDVESEAYVDVSRALKDVAAIEALYTSSGDHTLMAEMRAPDGDALGDVINEEIGSLDGVAAVHPSFLQERLK, encoded by the coding sequence ATGAGCGCCGAAGCGACGGAAGAGCGCATTCTCGACGTTCTCGAGGAGGACGCGCAGGCCTCCTACGCCGAGATTGCTGACCAGGTGGGTGTATCGAAGCCGACTGTCCGAAAGTATATCGAGCAACTCGAAGCGGAAGGCGTCATCGTGGGTTACTCGGCCGACGTCGACCCAAAGAAACTCCCCGGCGAAACCATCGCCATCGTCGGCGTCGACGTCGAAAGCGAAGCGTACGTCGATGTCTCGCGGGCACTGAAAGACGTTGCAGCCATCGAAGCGTTGTACACTTCCAGTGGCGATCACACGCTGATGGCCGAGATGCGCGCCCCGGACGGGGACGCGCTCGGAGACGTCATCAACGAGGAGATCGGCTCGCTCGATGGCGTTGCTGCCGTCCACCCGTCGTTTCTGCAGGAGCGACTGAAGTAG
- a CDS encoding thiamine pyrophosphate-dependent enzyme yields MSAFSAIGEDREIDSEEYTPGIEPQATWCPGCGDFSVLKALKQAMPEVGRTPEEVLTVTGIGCSSKLNSYFDSYGFHSIHGRSLPIARAAKLANPDLEVIAAGGDGDGYGIGGNHFMHTARENHDMTYIVFNNEIFGLTKGQTSPTSPKGHKSKTQPSGSAKSPIRPLSLALTSGASYIARTAAVNPNQAKEILVEAIEHDGFAHVDFLTQCPTWNKDAKQYVPYTDVQDSDDYDFDITDRREAGEMMHEVEDKLYEGEILTGRFYVDEDRPSYTEEKQAIGEMPEEPLAEKYFDADAEWDRSYDLLERHT; encoded by the coding sequence ATGAGTGCATTCAGCGCAATCGGCGAGGATCGCGAGATAGACAGCGAGGAGTATACCCCCGGCATCGAGCCGCAGGCCACCTGGTGTCCCGGGTGTGGGGACTTCAGCGTCCTCAAGGCGCTCAAGCAGGCGATGCCCGAAGTCGGCCGCACGCCCGAGGAAGTCCTGACGGTAACCGGGATCGGCTGTTCGAGCAAGCTCAATTCGTACTTCGACTCCTACGGATTCCACTCGATTCACGGCCGGTCGCTCCCGATCGCCCGGGCCGCCAAACTCGCCAACCCCGACCTCGAAGTGATCGCGGCGGGCGGCGACGGCGACGGCTACGGCATCGGCGGCAACCACTTCATGCACACCGCCCGGGAGAACCACGATATGACGTACATCGTGTTCAACAACGAGATCTTCGGGCTGACGAAGGGTCAGACCTCCCCGACCAGTCCGAAGGGTCACAAGTCAAAGACCCAACCGTCGGGCAGTGCCAAGTCCCCGATCCGACCGCTGAGCCTGGCGCTGACCTCCGGGGCCTCGTACATCGCCCGGACGGCCGCGGTCAATCCCAACCAGGCGAAGGAGATCCTCGTGGAAGCGATCGAACACGACGGGTTCGCCCACGTCGACTTCCTCACGCAGTGTCCGACCTGGAACAAGGACGCAAAGCAGTACGTCCCCTACACTGACGTTCAGGACTCCGATGACTACGACTTCGACATCACCGACCGCCGGGAAGCCGGCGAGATGATGCACGAGGTCGAGGACAAACTCTACGAGGGCGAGATCCTCACCGGTCGGTTCTACGTCGATGAGGACCGCCCGTCCTACACCGAGGAAAAGCAGGCGATCGGCGAAATGCCGGAGGAGCCACTGGCCGAGAAGTACTTCGACGCGGACGCCGAGTGGGATCGGAGCTACGATCTCCTCGAACGCCACACGTAA